One window of Nostoc sp. C052 genomic DNA carries:
- a CDS encoding DUF3119 family protein: MTSLFTPNSTSTVELKPSYNIPIVLVIAAIPLLLVQPWVGSIFTLFGLFLMFQALTVRLQFTVTDLDIYRSEKLIRRFPYQEWQNWRIFWNRVPILFYFKEIKSIHFLPILFDPKTLKTCLEQRCPRF; encoded by the coding sequence ATGACCAGTTTATTTACTCCTAACTCCACATCCACTGTGGAACTCAAGCCTAGTTACAATATACCTATAGTGTTGGTAATTGCCGCGATTCCACTACTTTTGGTACAACCGTGGGTAGGCTCCATTTTCACATTGTTTGGTTTGTTTCTCATGTTTCAGGCTTTAACGGTGCGTTTGCAATTTACTGTCACCGACTTAGATATTTACAGAAGTGAAAAGTTGATTCGGCGCTTTCCCTACCAGGAATGGCAAAACTGGCGGATATTCTGGAATAGAGTCCCCATCCTGTTTTACTTTAAAGAAATTAAAAGCATTCACTTTTTGCCGATTTTATTTGACCCCAAGACCTTGAAAACTTGCTTAGAACAACGTTGTCCGCGTTTTTAG